The window TGAGCTAAGTCTGTAGGGAAAGATTCTACCATTTTTGTTAAGTACAGAGGGAAACTTTTTAAGGATTTTTACCTCTTTATCTAACATGAGCCGCGAGGAAACGATAGCCCAAATTGTGATGGACTATCTCAATCTCAGCGTTGAAGGTGTCGAGCGTGAGCTGAGGGTTTCTGAGGACATCCGAATAAACAAAGCAATAACAATAATCGGCCCAAGAAGGGCTGGAAAGACTTTCTACATTCTTCAAAAGTTTTCCAAACTGAGGAAGGCTGGTAAAGCAGCCGTCTTCTTCCCTCTCGACGATGACAGGATATACCCTCCAACGCCCGATGACCTTTCAACTCTCGTGAGGGTGTTCTACGAGCTCTTCCCGGATGCCGACGAGAAGTACCTTTTTCTCGACGAGATTCAGAACGTCCCCAACTGGGAGCTTTTCGTTAAGCGTGTCATGGAACGTGATGGGTTCAGGGTTTACTTAACCGGCTCCTCTTCAAAACTCCTCAGCAGGGAGATAGCAACGGCCCTTCGGGGAAGAACTCTAACATTCGAGATGCTACCCTTCAGCTTCCGAGAGTTCCTTAGAGCGAAGGGGATTGAGGTGGGTAGGTATCTCTCGACGAGAGAAGAGGCGGTTGTCAAGACTCTTCTGAGGGAATACCTAGAGTTCGGCGGCTTTCCAGAGGTTGTTCTTATCGAGGACACATACCTAAAGCGGAAAACGCTTTCCGAGTATGTGGATGTGATGCTGTATCGCGACGTTGTTGAAAGGCACGGGGTAAAGAATTTAAAAGCTGTGAGGCTGTTCCTGAAGCTTCTCATAACGTCCTTTGCCAAGGAGTTCTCGGTGAACCGAACGGCTAGGTACATGAAGGGCATTGGCGTGGACGTCAGCAAGAACACCCTATACAGCTACTTCGACTACTTTGAAGAAGCTTACGTGATCTTCCCGCTCAAGAAATTTTCCTACAACCTGAGGGAGGTTGAGAAGAGCCTTCCCAAGGTCTACGTCGTTGATACGGGTTTGATAAACGCCTACTCGCTTCGCTTCGGGGAGACCATTGGTAGGCTCATCGAGAACGCCGTTTTCCTTGAACTTAGAAGACGTGAGAAGGAGCTCTACTACTTCAAGGACGAGCGCGGGAGAGAGGTTGATTTCCTCGTGAAGGATGGAAAGGATATCTCGGAGCTCATACAGGTCAGTTATTCACTTGAAGCCCCCGAAACGTTCGAACGAGAGATCTCGGCACTGGTGAATGCCTCGGAGAAACTCGACTGCGAAAACCTAACGATAATAAACTGGAACAGAGATGACATTCTTGAGGTCGGAGGGAAAAAGGTCAGGCTCATCCCTCTCTGGAAGTTCCTGCTTGGAGGTGAAGGTAATGATTCACCTTAGTTATCTCATCCGCTTCATAGAGGAGGACGCCCCCTTCGGCGACGTCACGAGTGAGGCGGTCATTCCGAAGGAGTTGAATGCAAAGGCCGTAATCATCGCGAAACAAGAAGGGATAATAGCGGGCGTTGAGGAAGCCAAGGCCCTCTTCGAGTACTTCGGGGTTAAAGTTGAGGTCAGGAAGAGGGACGGTGAGGCCGTGAACAGGGGTGACGTCCTCCTTGAG of the Thermococcus onnurineus NA1 genome contains:
- a CDS encoding ATP-binding protein; the protein is MSREETIAQIVMDYLNLSVEGVERELRVSEDIRINKAITIIGPRRAGKTFYILQKFSKLRKAGKAAVFFPLDDDRIYPPTPDDLSTLVRVFYELFPDADEKYLFLDEIQNVPNWELFVKRVMERDGFRVYLTGSSSKLLSREIATALRGRTLTFEMLPFSFREFLRAKGIEVGRYLSTREEAVVKTLLREYLEFGGFPEVVLIEDTYLKRKTLSEYVDVMLYRDVVERHGVKNLKAVRLFLKLLITSFAKEFSVNRTARYMKGIGVDVSKNTLYSYFDYFEEAYVIFPLKKFSYNLREVEKSLPKVYVVDTGLINAYSLRFGETIGRLIENAVFLELRRREKELYYFKDERGREVDFLVKDGKDISELIQVSYSLEAPETFEREISALVNASEKLDCENLTIINWNRDDILEVGGKKVRLIPLWKFLLGGEGNDSP